One uncultured Fibrobacter sp. genomic region harbors:
- a CDS encoding DNA methyltransferase, translated as MPNVSEIESQVAALVERYPEGVDESFIYDLILAYGLPKASVSRLQNGTLNRATRPGEINWKDKLLYKSFFKGELNIGVALATAKAIKYNERFVILTDGDLLLCVDTKNGDTLETPYKDLPKHYAFFLPWAGIEKAEYIDENPADVRAARKMAKLFDEIRKDNENTSITPHDLNLFLSRLLFCFFAEDTGIFTDNLFVNTLSKSTHDDGSDLDEFLSRLFVVLDTPADKRNGLPDYLEKFPYVNGGLFRTRIEIPKFSAHSRNKIIECGELDWKDINPDIFGSMFQTVIDEEQRSNLGQHYTSVPNIMKVIEPLFLNELREEFEIAGSNVSRLKKLLMRIRGIRVFDPACGSGNFLIIAYKELRKLEMEILLKLGELGLTGIHLDHFYGIEIDDFACETAKLSLWLTEHQMNVEFINKTGVLCPTLPLKEAGHIVKGNACRLDWEDVCPKNEGDEIFVLGNPPYLGGNLLDEKQKEDREIAVGDVKGFKNLDYITCWFYKGTNYIRSKNNAKFAFVSTNSICQGEQVAILWPNIFALGLEIFFSYDSFKWSNNAQHNAGVAVTVIGLRNKSNAPKYHYHESRKQLVKNQNAYLLDYDDIIIKKRNKNLTCFFPQMCYGSKAVDNKGLLALSENDKKDLVVRYPELCQCIKRYIGAEEFINGVNRYCFWIEDGQYEILKDNPEIKNRIEKCREFRLKSPKKATQKLADTPYKFGEIRYKNADSIILPETSSEKRIYIPTDIFSSGVVISNAAFAIYDAESWIFSVINSKMHNVWARSVGGTLEERIRYSVQLVYNTFPFPHINEDQKNVLKRKAFDIIAARENHPGKTLADLYDPESMPEDLKAAHEANDLAIEKLYRAKPFSSDEERLEFLFKLYEQMIKEERDKETFFEAQKKSGMRTKKV; from the coding sequence ATGCCGAATGTATCAGAGATTGAATCCCAGGTTGCTGCCCTTGTCGAACGTTATCCTGAGGGCGTTGACGAATCTTTTATCTACGATTTGATTCTTGCGTACGGTCTCCCCAAGGCATCGGTTTCAAGACTCCAGAATGGAACGCTGAACCGTGCGACACGGCCCGGTGAGATTAATTGGAAGGATAAACTTCTTTATAAGTCGTTCTTTAAGGGTGAGTTGAATATCGGGGTTGCTCTTGCTACGGCGAAAGCAATCAAGTATAATGAAAGGTTCGTCATACTTACCGATGGCGATTTACTGCTTTGTGTTGATACAAAGAATGGCGATACATTGGAAACGCCTTACAAGGATTTACCCAAACATTATGCGTTCTTCCTACCGTGGGCTGGCATCGAAAAGGCGGAATACATCGATGAAAACCCTGCCGATGTTCGTGCAGCCCGCAAGATGGCGAAACTTTTTGATGAAATCAGGAAAGATAACGAGAATACATCAATTACTCCCCACGATTTGAACTTGTTCCTCTCCAGGTTACTTTTCTGTTTTTTCGCCGAAGATACAGGAATTTTTACGGACAATCTGTTTGTAAATACTCTTTCGAAATCAACCCACGACGATGGTTCGGACTTAGATGAGTTTCTGAGTCGTCTCTTTGTTGTGCTTGATACTCCGGCTGACAAACGAAATGGTTTGCCTGATTATTTGGAAAAGTTCCCTTATGTGAATGGCGGCCTTTTCCGCACACGCATTGAGATTCCGAAGTTTTCTGCCCATAGCCGCAACAAAATTATTGAATGTGGTGAATTGGATTGGAAGGATATCAATCCAGATATCTTTGGCTCTATGTTCCAAACGGTTATCGACGAGGAGCAGCGGAGTAACTTGGGGCAGCATTATACCAGCGTTCCCAATATCATGAAGGTGATAGAGCCGTTGTTCTTGAATGAGTTGCGGGAAGAATTTGAAATTGCGGGATCTAATGTTTCGAGACTGAAAAAATTGCTGATGCGTATACGTGGTATTCGCGTTTTCGACCCTGCTTGCGGTTCGGGAAATTTTTTGATTATTGCTTACAAAGAATTGCGTAAGCTGGAGATGGAAATTCTTTTAAAACTAGGCGAATTAGGCCTTACAGGAATTCATCTTGATCATTTTTATGGAATTGAAATAGACGATTTTGCTTGTGAAACGGCAAAACTCTCTCTATGGTTAACCGAGCACCAGATGAATGTTGAATTCATTAATAAGACTGGTGTACTCTGCCCGACGCTACCCTTGAAAGAAGCGGGGCATATTGTCAAAGGAAATGCGTGCCGATTGGATTGGGAAGATGTTTGCCCTAAAAATGAAGGCGATGAAATCTTTGTGCTGGGAAATCCTCCATATTTGGGAGGAAACTTACTTGATGAAAAACAGAAAGAAGATAGAGAAATTGCTGTAGGCGATGTTAAAGGATTTAAAAATTTAGATTATATTACTTGCTGGTTTTATAAAGGAACGAATTATATTCGCTCAAAGAATAATGCCAAATTCGCTTTTGTTAGCACAAATTCAATATGTCAGGGGGAACAAGTTGCCATTTTATGGCCGAACATATTCGCACTTGGTCTAGAAATTTTCTTTTCTTATGATTCTTTCAAATGGTCTAACAATGCACAACATAACGCGGGTGTTGCTGTGACCGTTATTGGATTGAGAAATAAGAGCAATGCGCCCAAATACCATTATCATGAATCAAGAAAACAATTGGTAAAAAATCAAAATGCCTATCTGTTAGATTATGATGATATAATAATCAAAAAACGGAATAAGAATCTGACATGTTTCTTTCCTCAAATGTGTTATGGGTCAAAGGCTGTTGACAATAAAGGTCTTTTGGCTCTTTCGGAAAATGATAAAAAAGACCTTGTTGTGAGGTATCCAGAATTATGTCAATGTATAAAACGATATATTGGAGCGGAAGAGTTTATTAATGGGGTAAATCGATATTGTTTTTGGATTGAAGATGGCCAATATGAAATTTTAAAAGATAATCCTGAAATAAAAAATCGCATTGAAAAATGCAGGGAATTTCGTTTAAAAAGCCCCAAAAAAGCTACGCAAAAATTAGCTGATACTCCATATAAATTTGGTGAAATTCGATATAAAAATGCTGATTCTATTATTCTACCTGAAACGTCTTCAGAAAAGCGAATTTATATACCGACGGATATTTTTTCTTCGGGGGTTGTTATTTCAAATGCTGCATTCGCAATCTATGATGCTGAATCCTGGATTTTTAGTGTCATAAACTCGAAAATGCATAATGTTTGGGCGCGAAGTGTCGGAGGAACGTTGGAAGAACGTATTCGTTATTCCGTTCAACTTGTTTATAATACATTCCCTTTCCCTCACATCAATGAAGACCAAAAGAATGTCCTTAAACGAAAAGCTTTTGACATTATAGCTGCTCGAGAGAATCATCCAGGAAAGACGCTCGCTGACTTATACGATCCCGAGTCAATGCCCGAAGATTTGAAGGCTGCACACGAGGCAAACGATCTTGCCATTGAAAAATTGTATCGTGCAAAACCATTTTCGAGTGACGAGGAACGTCTTGAATTCCTGTTCAAACTTTATGAACAGATGATTAAGGAAGAACGGGACAAGGAAACATTTTTTGAAGCCCAGAAAAAGTCGGGTATGCGGACAAAAAAGGTTTAA